The Argentina anserina chromosome 5, drPotAnse1.1, whole genome shotgun sequence genome includes the window CTTGTTTGCTTTAGAAATAAGCCAAGTTTTGTTTGATGCTTCGGATTTACAAACCCTGACATGTTCCCCAATTTTTGGATACTGGCAAGTTTGCTCGTGTAGTAGTTGCTTTTTTCGTAATTAATACTGTTGCATGAATGATTTCACATGGTTTTAACTTTTGTTCCctgtatgtatttatatttgcaGATATCGGTTGAGGGCTAAGGTTgacattgataatgtggcagAAGAATCACATTGCTGGCAGCGTTTTGGGGGAAAACTTTCTCAGAATGCCTCTTCTGAAGAAGAACCAGAGGCTGCTGGTGTTGGGTGGGGTGCTGGTGTTGATCGTTCAGGCATGTCAGCTTCACGTGGGGAACCTTTTGGATGGCAGTGGTTCAAGGATCCTAGATTAGATTGCCTTGGTTTCAGGGGAATTTTCCCTGCTAAAACAACTCGTGAGCTTTCTAAACCTGATGCTTTGCAGAGTGGATGTGTTTACACGTTGTAGCATCACAAGTAAAAGCTATTGTTTTCCCCTTCATTACAGCACCTTTGGTTGAAGCTGGCAAAGAAACAGATGAACAAAATTACCTGCTGTGGAGAATAGTAAATGGTGTTGCAGAAGGATCGACCGAGATCCCAATAGGTaatcattttttatttcctgCTTTAGGATTAACTTGGTTTTTCAGTAACTGCGAGATCTCTAACTTAATGTGCAATGAAACTGTACTACTGTTCTGACTTTAAGTGCTGAAAGTTTTTGGcctgtgttctatatctttgTGACATGTGATTCTGTTGTGGTTCAAATTGTCTATCTAAATTCGTCTAAACTGATCTGCTTGTTCTGTTTGCTATCTTGTTGAAATTGTTACTATTATGTTATAGGTGAGGCAATACCTCTTGAATATAACTTGGTGGCTCTAAATGCAATTAGCTTTGATAAAGGGTGTTATGTAGGCCAAGAGCTTGTAGCTCGAACACACCACAGAGGGGTCATTCGCAAACGCCTGCTTCccttaaaatttctcaaagaAAATGGAGAAGGTAATCAGATTTcctttaaaattttcagatggTTATTTGGTCCAAGTAATCCAGCCTTTACCTTTTGCTCTTCAGAAGCAGAGCAGAAAGTTGCTCCTGGCTCCGAAGTGGTTGATCCTGCTAATTGTTGTTGTGCTCATACCTTTGTTG containing:
- the LOC126795458 gene encoding LOW QUALITY PROTEIN: putative transferase At4g12130, mitochondrial (The sequence of the model RefSeq protein was modified relative to this genomic sequence to represent the inferred CDS: deleted 1 base in 1 codon) → RFPESIIYGYRALHDKTQLENVGPLASVLKSRAVVRFRGPDTVKFLQGLLTNDVRRFGEPLSEKTSTLITPNLSSESIPPMYAALLTPQGRFLYDFILYGLPRPDHKLNRAGSGPGADPDEPLEVFADVDASVMDELLSTLKKYRLRAKVDIDNVAEESHCWQRFGGKLSQNASSEEEPEAAGVGWGAGVDRSGMSASRGEPFGWQWFKDPRLDCLGFRGIFPAKTTPPLVEAGKETDEQNYLLWRIVNGVAEGSTEIPIGEAIPLEYNLVALNAISFDKGCYVGQELVARTHHRGVIRKRLLPLKFLKENGEEAEQKVAPGSEVVDPANCCCAHTFVAFVESKIRYMLSCFKKDDVVY